One genomic window of Nitrospiria bacterium includes the following:
- a CDS encoding helix-turn-helix domain-containing protein yields the protein MNGLSKKNYYQILDIKRNASQGEIQRAYHLMKKTFRHGSLATYSLMQSSEMNLIQEKIHEAYKTLGNERERLNYDLTLSPYTQPELTDPGPPNPNCENPVRQPETSLGPELHGFLSNIDEVCTGKLLRKYREWMGIHLEEIALETRINPEYLHLIEEDLYSRLPNEVFLRSYLQQYAKCLGINSKEVSEGFLKKYRFGKNLSPRI from the coding sequence ATGAACGGTTTATCCAAAAAAAATTATTACCAGATTCTGGACATTAAGCGAAACGCGTCACAGGGCGAAATTCAAAGGGCCTACCATTTGATGAAAAAAACCTTTCGTCACGGATCCTTGGCCACCTATTCCCTCATGCAATCCTCAGAAATGAATTTAATCCAGGAAAAAATTCATGAAGCCTATAAAACCCTCGGAAATGAAAGGGAGCGCCTTAATTATGATCTGACCCTTTCACCCTATACCCAACCGGAATTAACGGACCCCGGGCCCCCCAACCCCAATTGTGAAAACCCGGTCCGTCAACCGGAGACCTCCTTGGGTCCGGAACTGCATGGGTTTTTGTCGAATATCGATGAGGTGTGCACCGGTAAATTACTAAGGAAATATAGGGAATGGATGGGAATTCATCTTGAAGAAATTGCATTGGAAACCCGTATTAACCCGGAATATCTCCACCTGATTGAAGAAGATTTGTATTCCCGTCTTCCAAATGAGGTGTTTTTACGTTCCTACCTCCAACAGTATGCCAAATGCTTGGGAATTAATTCAAAAGAAGTTTCGGAAGGATTTTTAAAAAAATACCGTTTTGGGAAAAACCTCTCCCCCCGGATTTAA
- a CDS encoding PilZ domain-containing protein gives MNTQPIPDLTDLSHYTVTIHFKDGRIQDALLQSDLLTEKTLRYIPQSSVHDRRKFPRVPFIKEIRLDQLGIRKTTDLSNRGMYIECITPYPNGTILPISLDLGKETLGMEVRVAFTDPGIGMGLEFYRTSSSIQLKIEALVHRILKNSNGNFVKSRRKGLDRREENKKQESYFNKLGIRRHAKERRVKEKKSIPSLEVNLSQIKSIFFPNTITDPHSKAQPVIIEFRDGEDIQATVFDISPEPLGFFADLNMTEEIRYTIFIVKSAVKHIEYIF, from the coding sequence ATGAATACGCAGCCCATTCCCGATCTCACAGACCTCTCCCATTATACCGTAACGATTCATTTCAAGGATGGAAGGATCCAAGATGCCCTGCTGCAATCGGATTTATTAACGGAAAAAACCCTTCGATATATTCCACAATCCTCGGTTCACGATCGCAGGAAGTTTCCCAGAGTTCCCTTTATAAAGGAAATCCGGTTGGATCAATTGGGTATCAGGAAGACTACTGATTTAAGTAACAGGGGAATGTATATCGAATGCATCACGCCATACCCTAATGGTACCATCCTCCCCATTTCCTTGGACTTAGGAAAAGAGACCCTGGGAATGGAGGTTCGGGTGGCCTTTACGGACCCTGGAATCGGAATGGGATTAGAGTTTTATAGGACCTCCTCCTCCATTCAATTAAAAATTGAAGCTTTGGTCCACCGGATTTTAAAGAATTCCAACGGAAATTTTGTTAAAAGCCGAAGAAAAGGCCTTGACCGAAGGGAAGAAAATAAAAAGCAGGAGTCCTACTTCAACAAACTGGGAATCCGCCGCCATGCAAAAGAGCGAAGAGTTAAGGAAAAAAAATCCATTCCCTCATTGGAGGTTAACCTTTCTCAAATTAAATCCATTTTCTTTCCCAACACCATTACCGACCCCCACTCTAAAGCGCAACCCGTGATTATTGAGTTTCGAGATGGTGAGGATATCCAAGCCACTGTTTTTGATATCTCCCCTGAACCTTTAGGTTTTTTTGCAGATTTAAATATGACCGAGGAAATCCGCTATACTATTTTCATCGTCAAATCCGCAGTTAAACACATTGAATATATTTTTTAA
- a CDS encoding DUF6502 family protein, with the protein MPQTLLSAAVTRLLGPLIRILLRYGIPFGTFADLAEKVYVDIAYKEFRLKGRAKSISRTSILTGLTRKEVKRIISLKDPEKIELTEEFNRAARVISGWIRDPQFLNPAHEPLGLPLEGRGPTLAKLIKLYSGDVPVRAVLDELIRVGAIEKLANKQFKLLCRAYIPQTDKEGKFKILGTDVKDLITTIDHNLQTPPGHTFFQRKVYYDNLPVEALKELRKKTNKRGQAFLEFFDRFLAQHDRDANPTIKGTQRKRAGIGIYYFEEDFNQKGKEDEARA; encoded by the coding sequence ATGCCCCAAACATTACTTTCGGCTGCGGTAACCAGGCTCCTCGGCCCTCTCATCCGAATTCTTCTCCGCTACGGGATTCCCTTCGGAACCTTTGCTGATTTGGCAGAAAAGGTCTATGTAGATATCGCTTATAAGGAGTTTAGGCTTAAAGGAAGAGCTAAATCCATCTCCAGAACATCCATCCTCACCGGGTTAACCCGCAAGGAGGTTAAACGCATCATTTCCCTTAAGGACCCAGAAAAAATAGAACTCACAGAAGAGTTTAACCGGGCGGCACGAGTCATCAGCGGGTGGATCCGGGACCCACAGTTTTTAAACCCGGCTCATGAACCTTTAGGCCTTCCCCTGGAAGGAAGGGGGCCAACCCTGGCCAAATTAATAAAGCTTTACAGTGGCGATGTACCCGTTCGGGCAGTCCTTGACGAACTTATTCGTGTAGGTGCAATAGAGAAGTTGGCCAATAAGCAGTTCAAACTTCTATGTAGGGCCTACATTCCTCAAACGGATAAAGAAGGAAAATTTAAAATCCTAGGAACCGATGTCAAAGATCTTATAACGACCATTGACCATAACCTTCAAACCCCCCCAGGTCACACATTCTTCCAACGAAAGGTTTATTATGACAATCTTCCCGTTGAAGCACTCAAGGAACTACGTAAAAAAACCAACAAACGGGGGCAGGCCTTTTTGGAGTTTTTTGACCGCTTCTTAGCCCAGCATGACCGTGATGCAAACCCCACCATTAAGGGCACCCAACGAAAACGGGCAGGAATTGGAATCTATTATTTCGAAGAGGATTTTAATCAGAAAGGAAAAGAGGATGAAGCCCGGGCTTAA
- a CDS encoding DUF5666 domain-containing protein gives MKPGLNKILMVGIFSLSLLSCGGETSGLGGGGSTPSGSGGGGIIGTGKTIVGKINALDGPRVNGLKLNTVEAVVTLNGKLGTMKDLEVGMIVSIQGKEHEEGILSVTRIIFENEMEGPIDSIDLVQKTLFVQGQTVFINDATVFSKTTGLDTLKQNNMIEISGYLTFKGIQATWIRLKPISFIPGITIVNLKGTVSSLNPTGKTFFIQDQRIDFSNSSVFPENFPPEGLANGLWVDVEGTRDNPGILHATRIQKKEPTFGGQPGDNFDIEGFVTKISSLNQFYIGNIIVNLKGETDYKGGRSSDIGLNVFLEVEGILNENMALIAEKISFRTGNDIWIEAQADFIDPVNQSINVFGHVLVMINLHTPIRDKRDHLNPFGLDDIVSGERIRITGFQKGSFVVANLLEREDQNPTVILQGKVQTGSINQPEFSILGVLVKTTSQTEFKNIQNKTLLMNKFFMEMTSESLVRVEGSSDGGTILANKVKIEN, from the coding sequence ATGAAGCCCGGGCTTAATAAAATTTTAATGGTTGGGATATTTTCCCTTAGCCTGCTATCCTGTGGCGGTGAAACAAGTGGCCTAGGTGGGGGCGGCAGCACCCCAAGTGGATCGGGAGGAGGAGGAATTATTGGAACAGGGAAAACCATTGTTGGAAAAATTAACGCGTTGGATGGTCCCAGGGTAAATGGTTTAAAACTGAATACGGTTGAAGCTGTAGTTACCCTGAATGGAAAATTGGGAACGATGAAGGACTTAGAGGTTGGAATGATTGTGAGCATTCAAGGAAAGGAACATGAAGAGGGAATATTATCAGTCACGCGTATTATCTTTGAAAATGAAATGGAGGGCCCAATTGATTCCATTGATTTGGTCCAAAAAACCCTATTCGTTCAGGGGCAAACTGTTTTTATTAATGATGCAACCGTTTTCTCAAAAACGACGGGTTTGGACACACTAAAGCAAAACAATATGATTGAAATTAGTGGTTATCTAACCTTTAAAGGGATCCAAGCCACCTGGATCAGATTAAAACCTATTTCTTTCATCCCGGGCATCACGATCGTAAATTTAAAGGGAACTGTTTCCAGCCTAAATCCAACAGGTAAAACCTTTTTTATTCAAGACCAACGAATTGATTTTAGTAATTCTTCCGTTTTCCCTGAAAATTTCCCGCCCGAAGGGTTGGCCAATGGGCTTTGGGTTGATGTTGAAGGAACACGGGACAACCCAGGCATCCTTCATGCCACCCGCATCCAAAAAAAAGAACCCACTTTTGGAGGCCAACCCGGGGATAATTTTGATATTGAAGGATTCGTAACAAAAATTTCCTCCCTTAACCAATTTTATATTGGAAATATTATCGTGAATTTAAAGGGGGAAACAGATTATAAAGGGGGGAGAAGTTCCGATATTGGCCTCAATGTTTTTCTAGAAGTGGAAGGCATCCTGAATGAAAATATGGCATTAATCGCCGAAAAAATCTCATTCCGCACGGGAAATGATATTTGGATTGAAGCCCAGGCTGATTTCATTGATCCAGTTAATCAGAGCATTAACGTTTTTGGTCATGTTCTCGTAATGATTAACCTTCATACCCCAATAAGAGATAAAAGGGACCACCTCAACCCATTTGGACTGGATGATATCGTTTCTGGGGAGCGAATTCGAATCACTGGTTTTCAAAAGGGGTCTTTTGTTGTGGCCAACCTTCTTGAACGGGAAGATCAAAACCCAACAGTGATTTTACAAGGAAAGGTGCAAACCGGTTCAATTAATCAACCGGAATTCTCTATCTTGGGTGTTTTAGTAAAAACCACTTCCCAAACTGAATTTAAAAATATTCA